A DNA window from Mycolicibacter terrae contains the following coding sequences:
- a CDS encoding DEAD/DEAH box helicase yields MARFSALTRDWFTGTFAAPTTAQEQAWSAIADGHHTLVVAPTGSGKTLAAFLWALDRLAAEPDLQSGGTRVLYVSPLKALAVDVERNLRTPLAGIGRIAAHRGLPTPAITVGVRSGDTSAAQRRELIAKPPDILITTPESLFLMLTSAAREALTGVQTVIVDEVHAVAGTKRGSHLALSLERLDAQLARPAQRIGLSATVRPAEEVARFLSGQAPTRIVAPPAAKTFELTVQVPVPDMASPAEGTIWPQVEERIVDLIEAHHSSIVFANSRRLAERLTARLNEIAEERAGEPVVLARAHHGSVSKETRAAVEEDLKSGLLPAVVATSSLELGIDMGAVDLVVQIEAPPSVASGLQRIGRAGHQVGEISRGVLIPKHRTDLIGCANSVQRMLAGQIETLTVPANPLDILAQHTVAACALEPLDAEAWFDTVRRSAPFATLPRSVFEATLDLLSGKYPSTEFAELRPRLVYDRDTGTLTGRPGAQRLAVTSGGAIPDRGLFAVYLAGTPKPSRVGELDEEMVYESRPGDVISLGATSWRITEITHDRVLVVPAPGQPGRLPFWHGDGVGRPAELGAALGKFTGELAVLDRVALDKRCAGLGFDDYAVDNLWRLLDDQRTATGTVPTDATLLVERFRDELGDWRVVLHSPYGLRVHGPLALAVGRRLHDRYGIDEKPTASDDGIVVRLPDADSDAASEAPGAELFVFDADEIEPIVTAEVGGSALFASRFRECAARALLLPRRHPGRRTPLWQQRQRAAQLLDVARRYPTFPIVLETVRECLQDVYDVPALTDLMARIAQRRVRVVQVETATPSPFAASLLFGYVGAFIYEGDSPLAERRAAALSLDPTLLAQLLGRVELRELLDPAVVTATARQLQHLTPERAARDAEGIADLLRLLGPLTAEEVAQRAGASDGTVDVGGWLEHLLAARRVLTVSFAGHSWWIAVEDIGRLRDGIGVAVPPGVPAGFTDPVADPLGELLGRFARTRGPFTTGQAAERFGLGPRVAADALGRLAADGRVVRGEFADFPDSPGEQWCDAEVLRILRRRSLAALRSAIEPVSPAAYARFLPDWQQIGTASGLDGLAGVIEQLAGVPLPASAVEPLVLGSRVRDYSPAMLDELLASGEVLWTGAGAPAGNGPAADGWITFHTADSAPLTLTPAAPIEFGDAHRQILKVLDGGGAFFFRQLCGDGSEADSKALKAALWELIWAGWVTGDTFAPMRAVLAGTRRATPAHRTKRPPRLSRFNVAHAATRAADPAVAGRWSRPPAPEQDSTVRGHHTAELMLHRYGVLTRGAVAAEAVPGGFATLYKVLTAFEEAGRCQRGYFIESLGAAQFALASTVDRLRGYLDGVDPARPEYHAVALAAADPANPYGAALSWPAHPGTARPGRKAGALVVIVDGSLVWFVERGGRSLLNFATGADAADAQRAAANALAGLIADRRVDGILLERVDGTAVLELRDSPTLAALTEAGFARTPRGLRLR; encoded by the coding sequence ATGGCCCGCTTCTCGGCGCTGACCCGGGACTGGTTCACCGGTACCTTCGCCGCACCCACCACCGCCCAGGAACAGGCCTGGTCGGCGATTGCCGATGGGCACCACACCCTGGTCGTCGCACCTACCGGGTCCGGCAAGACGCTGGCGGCGTTCCTGTGGGCCCTGGACCGGCTGGCCGCAGAGCCGGACCTGCAATCGGGAGGCACCCGGGTGCTGTACGTGTCGCCGCTCAAGGCGCTGGCGGTCGACGTCGAGCGCAACCTGCGCACCCCGCTGGCCGGGATCGGGCGCATCGCGGCACACCGGGGCCTGCCCACCCCGGCCATCACCGTGGGAGTCCGTTCCGGGGACACCTCCGCGGCGCAGCGCCGAGAACTCATCGCCAAGCCCCCCGACATCCTGATCACCACGCCCGAATCGCTGTTCTTGATGCTGACGTCGGCAGCGCGAGAGGCACTGACGGGGGTGCAGACGGTGATCGTCGACGAGGTGCACGCGGTGGCCGGGACCAAGCGCGGCAGCCACCTGGCATTGTCGCTGGAACGCCTCGATGCGCAACTGGCCCGGCCCGCGCAGCGGATCGGGCTGAGCGCCACCGTGCGGCCCGCCGAAGAGGTCGCCCGGTTCCTGTCCGGGCAGGCCCCGACCAGGATCGTGGCCCCGCCGGCGGCCAAGACGTTCGAGCTGACGGTGCAGGTGCCGGTGCCGGACATGGCCAGCCCCGCCGAGGGCACCATCTGGCCGCAGGTCGAAGAGCGCATCGTCGACCTGATCGAGGCGCATCACTCCTCGATCGTGTTCGCCAACTCGCGCCGCCTGGCCGAGCGGTTGACCGCGCGGCTCAACGAGATCGCCGAAGAACGCGCCGGCGAGCCGGTCGTGCTGGCCCGGGCGCATCACGGGTCGGTGTCCAAGGAGACCCGCGCCGCGGTCGAGGAAGACCTCAAAAGCGGGCTGCTGCCGGCGGTGGTCGCGACCTCGAGCCTGGAGTTGGGCATCGACATGGGCGCGGTCGACCTGGTCGTCCAGATTGAGGCGCCGCCGTCGGTGGCCAGCGGCCTGCAGCGTATCGGGCGGGCCGGCCACCAGGTCGGCGAAATCTCCCGGGGTGTGCTCATTCCCAAGCACCGCACCGACCTGATCGGCTGCGCGAACTCGGTGCAGCGGATGCTGGCCGGTCAGATCGAGACGTTGACGGTGCCGGCCAACCCGCTGGACATCCTGGCCCAGCACACGGTGGCCGCCTGCGCGCTGGAGCCGCTGGACGCCGAGGCCTGGTTCGACACAGTGCGGCGCAGCGCCCCGTTCGCGACGCTGCCGCGCAGCGTGTTCGAGGCGACGCTGGACCTTTTGTCCGGGAAATACCCGTCGACCGAGTTCGCCGAACTGCGGCCCCGGCTGGTCTACGACCGCGACACCGGCACCCTGACCGGCCGGCCCGGCGCGCAGCGGCTGGCCGTCACCTCCGGTGGCGCCATCCCGGATCGCGGACTGTTCGCGGTGTATCTGGCCGGGACGCCGAAACCGTCGCGGGTGGGCGAACTCGACGAGGAGATGGTCTACGAGTCACGGCCGGGCGACGTGATCTCGTTGGGCGCCACCAGCTGGCGGATCACCGAGATCACCCACGACCGGGTGCTGGTGGTCCCGGCCCCCGGCCAGCCCGGCCGGCTGCCGTTCTGGCACGGCGACGGCGTCGGGCGACCGGCCGAACTCGGCGCAGCACTGGGGAAGTTCACCGGCGAGTTGGCCGTACTCGACCGTGTGGCACTCGACAAACGCTGCGCCGGTTTGGGTTTCGACGACTACGCGGTGGACAACCTGTGGCGGCTGCTCGATGACCAGCGCACCGCCACCGGAACGGTTCCCACCGACGCCACGCTGCTGGTGGAGCGATTCCGCGACGAGCTCGGCGACTGGCGGGTGGTGCTGCACTCGCCCTACGGTCTGCGGGTGCACGGACCGCTGGCACTGGCGGTGGGCCGGCGGCTGCACGATCGCTACGGCATCGACGAGAAGCCGACCGCCTCCGACGACGGCATCGTGGTGCGGCTGCCCGACGCCGACTCAGACGCAGCCTCCGAGGCACCCGGAGCGGAGCTCTTCGTCTTCGATGCCGACGAGATCGAGCCGATCGTCACCGCCGAGGTGGGCGGCTCGGCGCTGTTCGCCAGCCGGTTCCGGGAATGCGCGGCCCGGGCGCTGCTGTTGCCGCGGCGGCACCCGGGACGCCGGACACCGTTGTGGCAGCAACGCCAGCGAGCCGCCCAATTGCTGGATGTGGCACGCAGATACCCGACATTCCCGATCGTGCTGGAGACCGTGCGGGAATGCCTGCAGGACGTCTATGACGTTCCGGCGCTGACCGACCTGATGGCGCGGATCGCGCAGCGCCGGGTGCGGGTGGTGCAGGTCGAGACGGCCACCCCGTCGCCGTTCGCGGCGTCCTTGTTGTTCGGCTACGTCGGGGCGTTCATCTACGAGGGCGACAGCCCACTGGCCGAGCGTCGCGCGGCGGCGCTGTCGCTGGATCCCACACTGCTGGCGCAACTGTTGGGGCGGGTGGAGCTGCGCGAGTTGCTCGACCCCGCCGTCGTCACCGCCACCGCCCGCCAGTTGCAGCACCTGACTCCGGAGCGGGCCGCCCGCGACGCCGAGGGGATCGCGGATCTGCTGCGGCTGCTGGGCCCGCTCACCGCCGAGGAGGTCGCGCAGCGCGCGGGCGCGAGCGACGGCACCGTGGACGTGGGCGGGTGGTTGGAGCATCTGCTGGCCGCCCGGCGGGTGCTGACGGTGTCGTTCGCCGGGCACAGCTGGTGGATCGCCGTCGAGGACATCGGCCGGCTGCGCGACGGCATCGGGGTGGCGGTGCCGCCCGGGGTGCCGGCCGGTTTCACCGACCCGGTCGCCGACCCGTTGGGTGAACTGCTGGGCCGCTTCGCCCGCACCCGCGGGCCATTCACCACCGGGCAGGCCGCCGAGCGGTTCGGACTGGGGCCCCGGGTGGCCGCTGATGCACTGGGCCGACTGGCCGCCGACGGGCGGGTGGTGCGCGGGGAGTTCGCCGACTTCCCGGACTCGCCGGGCGAGCAGTGGTGCGACGCGGAGGTGCTGCGAATTCTGCGGCGCCGGTCGCTGGCCGCGCTGCGCTCGGCGATCGAACCGGTGTCTCCGGCCGCCTACGCGCGATTCCTGCCGGACTGGCAGCAGATAGGAACCGCGTCCGGTCTGGACGGGCTGGCCGGGGTGATCGAGCAGCTGGCGGGCGTGCCGCTGCCGGCCTCGGCGGTCGAGCCGCTGGTGCTGGGATCGCGGGTGCGCGACTACTCCCCGGCCATGCTCGACGAACTGCTGGCCTCCGGGGAGGTGCTGTGGACGGGGGCGGGCGCCCCGGCCGGCAACGGCCCCGCCGCCGATGGCTGGATCACCTTCCACACCGCGGACTCGGCGCCGTTGACATTGACTCCCGCCGCGCCGATCGAATTCGGTGACGCGCACCGGCAGATTCTGAAGGTGCTCGACGGTGGCGGAGCGTTCTTCTTCCGTCAGCTCTGCGGTGATGGCAGCGAAGCTGATTCGAAAGCGTTGAAAGCTGCTCTGTGGGAATTGATCTGGGCGGGCTGGGTCACCGGTGACACCTTCGCCCCGATGCGGGCGGTACTGGCCGGAACCCGGCGTGCCACCCCCGCACACCGCACCAAGCGCCCGCCCCGGCTGAGCCGCTTCAACGTCGCGCACGCCGCCACCCGCGCCGCCGACCCGGCCGTGGCCGGACGTTGGTCGAGACCGCCTGCACCGGAACAGGATTCCACGGTGCGCGGTCATCACACCGCCGAGCTGATGCTGCACCGCTACGGGGTGTTGACCCGCGGAGCGGTGGCCGCCGAAGCGGTGCCGGGCGGATTCGCCACCCTCTACAAGGTGCTGACGGCCTTCGAGGAGGCCGGACGCTGCCAGCGGGGTTACTTCATCGAATCGCTGGGCGCCGCCCAGTTCGCCCTCGCCTCCACCGTGGACCGGCTGCGGGGCTACCTCGACGGTGTCGACCCGGCCCGGCCGGAGTACCACGCGGTGGCATTGGCCGCCGCCGACCCGGCCAATCCCTACGGGGCAGCCCTGAGCTGGCCGGCGCACCCCGGCACCGCCCGGCCGGGCCGCAAGGCAGGAGCGCTGGTGGTGATCGTCGACGGCTCGCTGGTGTGGTTCGTCGAGCGCGGCGGCCGCTCACTGCTGAACTTCGCCACTGGCGCCGATGCCGCCGATGCGCAGCGTGCCGCCGCCAATGCGCTGGCCGGGCTGATCGCCGACCGCCGGGTCGACGGGATTCTCCTCGAGCGGGTGGACGGCACCGCGGTGCTGGAGCTTCGCGACTCGCCGACGCTGGCCGCCTTGACCGAGGCCGGGTTCGCCCGCACCCCACGGGGATTGCGGCTGCGCTGA
- a CDS encoding hemophore-related protein, with product MLGIARRAAAGGCAALALTAGPASVAADPGAAVNTTCSYSQVVSAMSDQSPGIAEQFYATPAAQAWLQNFLAAPPPQRQQLVEQAQNTPGAPEHVALSGPLANDCDNY from the coding sequence ATGCTCGGCATCGCAAGACGGGCTGCCGCCGGCGGGTGCGCCGCACTGGCGCTGACCGCCGGCCCGGCGTCGGTGGCCGCCGACCCGGGCGCAGCGGTCAACACCACCTGCAGCTACTCCCAGGTGGTGTCGGCGATGAGCGATCAGTCACCGGGGATCGCCGAGCAGTTCTACGCGACGCCGGCGGCACAGGCCTGGCTGCAGAATTTTCTGGCGGCGCCGCCCCCGCAGCGCCAGCAGCTGGTCGAACAGGCGCAGAACACTCCCGGGGCCCCCGAGCATGTCGCGCTGTCGGGCCCGCTGGCCAACGACTGCGACAACTACTGA